The DNA window TGCGCGTCACTGGGAAGGGCGGCCACGGGTCGACGCCGCACCAGGCGATCGACCCGGTCCCCGCGGCCGCGGCCATGGTGGGCGCGCTGCAGACGATGATCACGCGGCGGGTGAGCGTGTTCGACCCCGCCGTGCTGTCGGTGACCAGGATCGCCGCGGGCACGACCAGCAACATCATCCCGGAGGTCGCCGAGCTGGAGGGCACCATCCGCACGCTGTCCGAGCAGACGCGGGCACTGGTGCGCGAGGAGTTGCCGAGGGTGTGCGAAGCGGTCGGGCAGGCGCACGGCTGCCGCGTGCTCGCCGACGTCGAGCCGGGCTACCCGGTGACCGTGAACGATCCCGCGGAAGCGTCGCGGGTGCTGCTGCTGGCCGGGGACGCGCTCGGCGAAGAGCACGCCAAGCCGATGGTCGACCCGTTCATGGGCGCCGAGGACTTTTCCTATGTGCTGCAACGCGTTCCGGGTGCCATGGCGTTCCTCGGCGCGTGCCCGCCCGGCACCGATCCCGCCGAGGCCGCGCCGCTGCACTCGAACCGCGTGCTGTTCGACGAGGACGCGCTTGACCACGGCGTCGCGATGCATGCGGCCTTCGCGCTGGACGCGCTACGCTGAGCTGACTGGGGTTGTCCAGCGGTTTTTAGGGGTTCTCACCGCACCGGACCGGCCACCACACTGGGCGAAGCTGTGCTTCCGAACCGGCTGGGGGATGAAAGACGTGACAGGCAACGACGACGCGGCGCTGTGGATCCGGCGGTTCCACCCGGCGCCGGACGCCCCCGTGCGCCTGGTGTGCCTGCCGCACGCCGGTGGGTCGGCGAGCTACTTCTTCCCGGTCTCGCGCTCGCTGTCGCCGCAGGTCGACGTCCTCGCCGTGCAGTACCCGGGACGGCAGGACCGCAGGCACGAGAAGTGCATCGACACCGTGGCGGGGCTCGCCGACGCGATCACGCCGCTGCTCGACGCGTGGAACGACCGGCCGCTGGCGCTGTTCGGCCACAGCATGGGCGCGTCGATCGCGTTCGAGGTCGCGCTCCGCCTCGAACAGCGGGGCACTTTTCCGGTGAAGCTGTTCGCCTCCGGCCGCCGCGCGCCGTCGAAGTTCCGCGACGAGCGGGTGCACGAACGCGACGACGAGGGCCTGATCAAGGAGATCAAAGCGCTGTCCGGCACGGATTCGCAGGTGCTCGACGACGACGAGATCCTCCGCTCGGTGCTCCCCGCGATCCGCGCCGACTACCGGGCAGCCGAGCTCTACCGCTTCGAATTCTCCGACGGCGGCCCGAAGCTGCGAACCCCTATCCACGCGCTGATCGGCGACTCGGACCCGAAGGCGACGATCGACGAAGTACGGGCCTGGAACGACCACACGACCGGCGATTTCACGCTGGACACCTACGCGGGCGGGCACTTCTACCTGAACGACCACGCGCCCAAGGTCATCGACACCATCTCGCGCACGCTTTCGCGCTGAGCGCGGCCGCCGGCACGAAGACCAGGCCAGCACGGACACATCCGACACCGGCACGAGGGACGTCATGACACTTTTGGCCAGTGACACCGCAACCACCGAGGCTCCGCCGGACTTCCGCGCGCCCGCGCACCGCCTGGCGCAGCTGCTCGACGACGGTTCGGCGGTACCGCTTCCCGGCGAGGACAACGAGGGCGTGCACGCGGTGCGCGGCCGCATCGGCGGCAGCCCGGTCGTCGCGTTCTGCACCGACGCCACCAAGATGGGCGGCGCGCTCGGCCTCGCCGGGTCGCAGCGGATCGTGGAAACCATCGACATCGCGGTGCGCGACCGCTGCCCGGTGATCGGGCTGTGGCACTCCGGCGGCGCGAGGCTCGCCGACGGCGTCGAGTCGATGCACGGCGTCGGCCGGATGTTCGCCGCGATGACCAGGGCTTCGGGGAAGGTGCCGCAGATTTCGGTGGTGCTCGGCCCCGCCGCGGGTGCCGCGGCCTACGGGCCCGCGCTCACCGACGTGGTGATCATGGCCCCGGCCGGCCGGGTGTTCATCACCGGTCCGGACGTGGTGCGCAGCGTGACCGGCGAGCAGATCGACATGGAGGGCCTCGGCGGGCCGGACGCGCACGGGCGCCGGTCCGGCGTCGTGCACATCACCGCCGAGTCCGAACCGGCCGCCTACGACCGCGCGCGCCTGCTCACCGGCTACTTCGCCAAACCGGGCCTGTTCGACATGCAGGCCGCGCGCGAGCGCCGCGACCTCGCCGCGCACCTGCCCGAATCGCCGCGCCGCGCCTACGACGTGCACCCGCTGCTCAAGTCCCTTTTGGACGATCCGGAGCGCAGCGAGTTCCTCGAACTGCAGCCGAAATGGGCGCCGAACATGGTGGTCGGCTTCGGCAGGCTGTCCGGCAGGTCGATCGGCATCGTCGCGAACAACCCGCTGCGCAAGGGCGGCTGCCTCGATTCGCTGTCGGCGGAGAAGGCGTCGCGGTTCGTGCGGCTGTGCGACTCGTTCGGCATCCCGCTGCTGGTCGTGGTGGACGTGCCGGGTTATCTGCCCGGTGTCGGCCAGGAATGGGACGGCGTGGTGCGCCGCGGCGCGAAGCTGCTGCACGCGTTCGCCGAGGCGGTGGTCCCCCGCGTCACGCTGATCACCAGGAAGTCCTACGGCGGCGCCTACATCGCGATGAACTCGCGCTCGCTCGGCGCGACGAACGTGTTCGCGTGGCCGGAGTCCGAGGTGGCCGTGATGGGCGCCGAGGCGGCGGTGGAAGTGTTGTACCGCAAGAAGCTCAAGGCAGCGGCCCCCGAGGATGTGGAGGCGCTGCGCGCTTCGTTCATCGCCGAGCACAAGGAGAACGCGGGCGGGGTCGCGCGCGCGATGGCGCTCGGCGTCGTCGACGAGGTGATCGAACCGGCCGAGACGCGGCACCGGATCACCGCCGCGCTGGCCGCGGCGCCCGCCGGGCGCGGGCACCACGGCAACATCCCGCTCTGAGGCGCACCGAAGACTCCGGTTCCGGGCACAACCCCCAGGTGCCCGGAACCGGATCCACTCCCGAACTGACCACTGTAGACAGATTTGACTGGCGCATTTCCTTGCTGCACAACGATGTTGATTTCCTGATCCACAATGGACTTTCCCTGCTTCCGGCGCGGGCGAGTGGCACGCTGACCTGGCCGAGTCGCCGTTCGTGCACGCGTCGTCACGGCTGTCGGCGGGCACTGGCAGGATGAGCCCCTGTGCGAGACGTATGTGTGATCGGCCTCGGCTTGATCGGCGGCTCCGTGCTGCGCGCCGCCTCGGCGGTCGGCAGGACGGTTTGGGGTGCGACCTCCTCCGAGGGGGACGCGGCCGCCGCGCGCGCCGACGGCTACGACGTCATGGAAGTCGACCAGGCGCTGCGGCGCGCCAGCGACCGGGACGCGCTGGTCGTGCTCGCCGTGCCGCTGCCCGCGATCGAGCCGGTGCTCCGCCAGGTCGCCGAGAGCGCCCCGACCGCCGCGCTGACCGACGTCACCAGCGTCAAGGGCCCGGTGCTCGACTCGGTGCGCCGCTTCGTCCCCGCGGCGCGGTTCGTCGGCGGCCACCCGATGGCGGGTACCGCGGAATCGGGCTGGCGCGCGGGTAACGCGGCGCTGTTCGGCGGGTCGGCGTGGGTGGCCTGCGTGGAGGAGGACACCGATCTCGGCATCTGGGCCGAGGTCGCGCAGCTCGCGCTGGACCTCGGCGCGCACGTCGTGCCGATCCCCGCCGACTCCCACGACGAAACCGTCGCCAGGATCTCCCACCTGCCGCATCTGCTCGCCGCGGTGCTGGCTTCGGTCGGCGCGCAGGGCGGCCCCCTCGCGATGTCGCTCGCCGCGGGCTCCTACACCGACGGCACGCGCGTCGCGGGCACCCGGCCGGAGCTCGTGCGCGCGATGACCGAAGGCAACCGCCACGCGCTGCTGCCCATCCTGGACGAGGCGCTCGGCAGGCTGGGCGCGATGCGCGGCTCGCTCGCGTCGACCGGCGGCCTCGCCGTCACGATCAACGCGGGCCACGAAGGCGCGCAAACGCTTGCCGCCACGCGTGACGTGCACCGCGCGGGCGTCAGGGTGAACCTCGGCGCGCCGAACGCCCGCGAAGGGCTCTGCGCGCTCGGCGAACGCGGCGGCCGGGTCACCTCGCTGGCAGGCGACACCGCCATCGGCGAAGTGAATTAGAAGCCTCTTCTGACCCCTGAAGGCCACCATGACGGCACTGAGTGCCCGAATCTCGGCCTTCGCAACGGCCCACCTGCCAAGGGGTGCCGCAGCGCCCTGAAGGTGGCCATCACGGCACTGAGCGCCGTCATGGTGGCCATGACGGCAAGTCAGGGGCGGCGCCGAGCGGGCGTCACTGTGGCGGCGCGGGCGGCGGCTGCGGGGGCTGCTCGCCGCCGCCTTCCTGGCCGCCTTCCTTGTTCTTGTTGAGGAAGTCCTTGGCCTTGCCGGTGGCGCTGTCGATCTTGTCCGAGTGGTCGCCGAACTTCGACTTCGCGAAGTCGCTCGCCTTGTCGATGCCCTGCTCGACCTTCTCGCCGTGCTGCTTCAGCGCGTCGGTGGCCTTGTTCTTCAGTTCGTCGAAGTCGATACCCATCTTGGAACTCCTTCGCGGTGGGGCGCGGACGGTCCGGGCCCTTCCACCCGTCCATCCCAACCCCCGGTGCCGGATCTCGCAACGCGAACTCACCCGGCCCGGGGTACCCGCACGCGATCGCGCCTGGTCAGGACCGCCGGCGCGAGGACGGGAGGAACCGGCGCACCAGGCGCATCGGCGACCGCTCCGCGAGATCGGGCCCGCGCACCGCGTCGAACACGGTGGTCAGCTGGTCCACCACGCCGGAGAGCTGGTCGGTTTCCGGCACCGGCAGCGACGCCGGATCCCGTTGCTCGCGGATCGAAGCCGCGATCTCGGTCAGCGCGGCCGTGAGCAGTCCGATATCGCTCTCGTCCGGTCTCGGCGCGCCGTGCTCGACGGTCACCACGACCTCGGTCACCGCGTCCGTCACGCGTTCCAGCCCGGCGATCACCGGCCACCACGCCACCGCCTGCCGCCCCGCCGCCGACGGCTCGACCACCACCTGCTGGAAGGCCGTCCGCAGATCGGCGAGCGCGCGGTACGCACGACGCCGCGCACGGGAGCGTTCCGCCAGGTCACCGGTCGAAGCAAGCGCTTGCGCCACATAGGTCGCGACGGTTTCGCAGGTGTCCGCGAGCCTGCCGCCGACCCGGGGCCGCATGCTGCCCGGCCACAGCAGGTACCCGAACACGAGCACGATCACGCAGCCGAGGACCGTGTCGACGAGCCGCGCCACGACCACCGACCAGTCGCCGTGGCTCGACAGGTCCATCTGGAGGATGATCAACGGGGTCACGAACGCGCTGAGCACGCCGTAGTTGCGGACCTTGCCGATCGCCACGCCCGTCGCGAACAACGCGATCAGCACCACCAGCGGCCAGCCCTGCGCGCCGAGGCCGAGCACCGCCGCGCCGATGCCGACCCCGATCACGGTGCCGATGCCGCGCAGCACGGCGCGCCCGAACACCGACCCGAAGTCCGGTTTCAGCACGATGCCGACGGTGAGCGTCAGCCAGTAGGAGCGTTCGAGCGGCAGCAGCAGCCCGGCGACCTCGGCGAGCGCGACGCACAGGCTCAGCCGAAGCGCGGCGAGCCAGGTGAGCGGGCCGGAGATCAGCGACTCGGCCCATTCGCGGACGCGGGCCGTCGCCGGGACGCGCGCGGGCCGCTGGCGCGACGCACCGGCCGGGATCCGCGCCAGCCCCGCCTGCAGCGGGTGGTACCGCGCGTCGAGTTCGGGCGGCTCCGGCACCGGCTGGTCAGCGAGCACGCGCGCGGCGACCGAGGTGAGGTACTCGACCGCTTCCGGTGGCCCTGACCGGCCCGCGTTGACCATCGCGACCGAAGCCTCCACCGCCGGCGTCGACGCGGAAAGCAGGTTCAGCAGCTTGCGGTACGCGGCGTCCCGGCCGGACAGCCACGACCGGGCGGTCAGCAACCGGTCGTACGCGGTGTTCATCGCGGTGGTGAGCTGGTTGCGCGCGGCACGCGAGGTGTCCGCATCGGTCGCCGAGAGCATCGCAGCGAGTTCGATGTAGACGTGCGCGACCGCGGTGCGCTCGGGGCTCGTCGCGCGCCACGTCCAGCCTGCCAGCGCGACCGACAGGCTCCACACCGCGCCGACGAGGAAGCACAGGAGCGAAACCTCGATACGGACCCCGGTCGCGTGCTGGCCGGTGCCGATCACGCAGAACACGAACAGCTGCAGGCCCGCCACCGAGGCGTTGCTGCCCGCCGCGCTGATCAGCGCGGACACCGCGGCCACCAGCACCACGGCCGCGATGGTCGCGACGAGGCTCGCCCCGCTCAGCAGGCCGATCAGGTAACCGACGCCCGCCGCGGCCGTCGCGCCGCCGAGCCGTCGCAGGCGGTACCGGTACGGGCCCGCCGCCTCCGACAGCACGGTGGGCAGCGCGCCCGTCGACGCGAGCGCGCCGAGCCCGATGTTCCCGAACGCGTACCCGACGGCCAGCGGCACCGCGAGCGCGAGCGGCGCGCGGAGCGCCCGCGTCCACGGCACCGGCTCGCGCTTGCTGCGCAGCAACTGCACGAGCCAGTGCGGGGCGGCGAAGTCCGTGCGCTTGCTCACCGTCACATCTTGACCCACCGATACCGCTACGGCGTTATCTTGCGGCCAACAACACCGATCACGGAGGTCCGCGATGGCACGGAAGTTCTCGTTCGAGGTCAACCGCACCAGCAGCGCGCCGCCGGAGCGGTTGTTCGCGCTCGTGGCCGACGGCGCGCGCTGGTCGGACTGGGCGAAACCGCTGATCATCCAGTCGGGCTGGGCACGCGCGGCGGAACGTCCCGGCGACATCGGGGCGATCAGGTCGGTCGGGCTGTGGCCGGTGCTGCTGCGCGAAGAAACCGTGGAGTACGAACAGGATCGCAAGCACTCCTACCGGTTCGCGGGCTTCGCGCCGGTGAAGGACTACCTCGGCGTCGTCACGTTCACGCCGAACTCCTCCGGCGGGACGGACGTGCGCTGGTCCGGTTCGTTCAGCGAGAAGGCGCCCGGTACCGGCGCCCCGGCGCTCGCCGCGTTCCGGACCGTCATCCGGTTCCTGTCCGCCCGGCTGGTGAAGGCCGCCGAGCGGTAACGGTGGGTCGGGTCACTTTTCGCAACCCATGATCGTTTAAAACGTCCCCCGATCGTGTAGTTGACACTGCGGAAACCCCGACAGGGCAACGAAAAAAGGGGACGTACCGTGACATTTTCACCATCTCGTCGTCGCCGTGCGCTGGGTGCCCTGGCTCTGCTGTTGAGCCTCGGGCTGGCCGCGTGCTCGACGGACGCGCCCACCGCACCGGAACCGCCGCCGTCGCAGAACAATCCGGCACCGGCGGGCCCGCAGTTCGTGCCGCCGTACCGGTTCGGCGACGTGCAGGAGAAGGCGCCGCCGCTCGCGAACGGCGAAACCCCGGTGCTCCGCCGGATCCCGACCACCAAGCCGTACGTGTTCATCACCATGGACGACGGCGCGGTGAAGGCACCGGAGGCGCAGCAGCTGATCCAGCAGTCCGGCACGCGGCCCGTGCTGTTCCTCAACCAGCGCTACGTCAAGGGCCACGAAGCGTACTTCCGGTCCATCCTGGACAGCACCGGCGCCGAGCTCGGCGACCACACGGTCGACCACCCGAACCTGCGCGGCAAGTCGTTCGACTTCCAGCGCAAGGAAATCTGCGACACCGCGGACGCGTTCGCCGCCGAGCTGGGCAGGCGGCCGACGCTGTTCCGGCCGCCGTTCGGCAATTACGACCAGACCACGCTGCGCGCCGCCGTGTCGT is part of the Amycolatopsis sp. CA-230715 genome and encodes:
- a CDS encoding M20 metallopeptidase family protein yields the protein MTGPTDLPSLPDARLAGLLAEARELHPKTVELRRAIHRRPEEGLDLPETLAKIEAALDGLPLETAVGKGTTALTAVLRGGEPGPAVLLRADMDALPLREETGLPFASEVPDSMHACGHDAHVAMLASAAHLLSAHAGELAGSVVFMFQPGEEGHHGARHMIHEGVLDAAGDQVERAFALHLSANLPSGMITTRPGPMLASADKFFVRVTGKGGHGSTPHQAIDPVPAAAAMVGALQTMITRRVSVFDPAVLSVTRIAAGTTSNIIPEVAELEGTIRTLSEQTRALVREELPRVCEAVGQAHGCRVLADVEPGYPVTVNDPAEASRVLLLAGDALGEEHAKPMVDPFMGAEDFSYVLQRVPGAMAFLGACPPGTDPAEAAPLHSNRVLFDEDALDHGVAMHAAFALDALR
- a CDS encoding thioesterase II family protein, with product MTGNDDAALWIRRFHPAPDAPVRLVCLPHAGGSASYFFPVSRSLSPQVDVLAVQYPGRQDRRHEKCIDTVAGLADAITPLLDAWNDRPLALFGHSMGASIAFEVALRLEQRGTFPVKLFASGRRAPSKFRDERVHERDDEGLIKEIKALSGTDSQVLDDDEILRSVLPAIRADYRAAELYRFEFSDGGPKLRTPIHALIGDSDPKATIDEVRAWNDHTTGDFTLDTYAGGHFYLNDHAPKVIDTISRTLSR
- a CDS encoding acyl-CoA carboxylase subunit beta — protein: MTLLASDTATTEAPPDFRAPAHRLAQLLDDGSAVPLPGEDNEGVHAVRGRIGGSPVVAFCTDATKMGGALGLAGSQRIVETIDIAVRDRCPVIGLWHSGGARLADGVESMHGVGRMFAAMTRASGKVPQISVVLGPAAGAAAYGPALTDVVIMAPAGRVFITGPDVVRSVTGEQIDMEGLGGPDAHGRRSGVVHITAESEPAAYDRARLLTGYFAKPGLFDMQAARERRDLAAHLPESPRRAYDVHPLLKSLLDDPERSEFLELQPKWAPNMVVGFGRLSGRSIGIVANNPLRKGGCLDSLSAEKASRFVRLCDSFGIPLLVVVDVPGYLPGVGQEWDGVVRRGAKLLHAFAEAVVPRVTLITRKSYGGAYIAMNSRSLGATNVFAWPESEVAVMGAEAAVEVLYRKKLKAAAPEDVEALRASFIAEHKENAGGVARAMALGVVDEVIEPAETRHRITAALAAAPAGRGHHGNIPL
- a CDS encoding prephenate dehydrogenase, with protein sequence MIGLGLIGGSVLRAASAVGRTVWGATSSEGDAAAARADGYDVMEVDQALRRASDRDALVVLAVPLPAIEPVLRQVAESAPTAALTDVTSVKGPVLDSVRRFVPAARFVGGHPMAGTAESGWRAGNAALFGGSAWVACVEEDTDLGIWAEVAQLALDLGAHVVPIPADSHDETVARISHLPHLLAAVLASVGAQGGPLAMSLAAGSYTDGTRVAGTRPELVRAMTEGNRHALLPILDEALGRLGAMRGSLASTGGLAVTINAGHEGAQTLAATRDVHRAGVRVNLGAPNAREGLCALGERGGRVTSLAGDTAIGEVN
- a CDS encoding antitoxin, translated to MGIDFDELKNKATDALKQHGEKVEQGIDKASDFAKSKFGDHSDKIDSATGKAKDFLNKNKEGGQEGGGEQPPQPPPAPPQ
- a CDS encoding FUSC family protein; the encoded protein is MSKRTDFAAPHWLVQLLRSKREPVPWTRALRAPLALAVPLAVGYAFGNIGLGALASTGALPTVLSEAAGPYRYRLRRLGGATAAAGVGYLIGLLSGASLVATIAAVVLVAAVSALISAAGSNASVAGLQLFVFCVIGTGQHATGVRIEVSLLCFLVGAVWSLSVALAGWTWRATSPERTAVAHVYIELAAMLSATDADTSRAARNQLTTAMNTAYDRLLTARSWLSGRDAAYRKLLNLLSASTPAVEASVAMVNAGRSGPPEAVEYLTSVAARVLADQPVPEPPELDARYHPLQAGLARIPAGASRQRPARVPATARVREWAESLISGPLTWLAALRLSLCVALAEVAGLLLPLERSYWLTLTVGIVLKPDFGSVFGRAVLRGIGTVIGVGIGAAVLGLGAQGWPLVVLIALFATGVAIGKVRNYGVLSAFVTPLIILQMDLSSHGDWSVVVARLVDTVLGCVIVLVFGYLLWPGSMRPRVGGRLADTCETVATYVAQALASTGDLAERSRARRRAYRALADLRTAFQQVVVEPSAAGRQAVAWWPVIAGLERVTDAVTEVVVTVEHGAPRPDESDIGLLTAALTEIAASIREQRDPASLPVPETDQLSGVVDQLTTVFDAVRGPDLAERSPMRLVRRFLPSSRRRS
- a CDS encoding SRPBCC family protein, with amino-acid sequence MARKFSFEVNRTSSAPPERLFALVADGARWSDWAKPLIIQSGWARAAERPGDIGAIRSVGLWPVLLREETVEYEQDRKHSYRFAGFAPVKDYLGVVTFTPNSSGGTDVRWSGSFSEKAPGTGAPALAAFRTVIRFLSARLVKAAER
- a CDS encoding polysaccharide deacetylase family protein — translated: MALLLSLGLAACSTDAPTAPEPPPSQNNPAPAGPQFVPPYRFGDVQEKAPPLANGETPVLRRIPTTKPYVFITMDDGAVKAPEAQQLIQQSGTRPVLFLNQRYVKGHEAYFRSILDSTGAELGDHTVDHPNLRGKSFDFQRKEICDTADAFAAELGRRPTLFRPPFGNYDQTTLRAAVSCGMRATVLWTASVNDGQVQFQSGAKLKPGDIVLMHFRKTFAQDFTAFLDQARRDGLTPVPLADFLAA